ACTTTTACTATCCCGTAAATAGAAGTTCTGGTGGAGTAATACCTCTTTGAGGTGCAAGTTTAAGGATGTGATAGAAGTGATTCTTCATGTTTGGCTTTCCAATGATGCCTAGTGATGGATATTATCTTCTCTACAGTTTCAGTTTCTGGCTCTTGATTGAGCTTATTGTAAATACAGACTTTGAACCCAAAGGCTAGTTTCTTCTCTCGACATTAGGATGTGATACCTGGCATAGGACATTATGCTGTTGAAAGACACACCAAGCAAAGGACATTTTGGCTGCTAGCCCTTGTTTAACAGTGCTGggtttattgaaaataattttcagaaTGAGCAAAACAGAAAATTATCCAGTTCTGTTCCTTTTcgtcttctctttttttctttctttcttttatttggaGGTAGGTGAAGTAAATCAGGCTGCTTCTCAGCGGTATACCTTCAAAGAACTGACTAGTAATGACATACTAAAATGGGTAATATAACTTTGTAAAGAAGTTGAAACAGAGCAGATTCACCATTTTATTCCAAAATCTAGTAGTTTATGCAGATCTTTTCAGTAGATGCCTTTTTGTTGTTTGGTAGTCAAAATTTGCAAAAGAAATTGGTGATTCATTAGCTCAGACATCTAAAGTCGTAAGTTCTGCTATGTGATTGGTGATGCCTGAGCAGATTCAAGTATTTCTAGTTATGCTGCAACCGTTTTAACTTGAGACATGCATCTTCTATTATGAGCTCATTTTTCAATATCACTTGTGTTCTGATATTAATCTGTTTATCATTTATAGGTTTGACAAAAGAATTACTGCTTTTGCTGAAGAAAAATTCCACAGAGATGGTATTGATGTGAAAACAGGGTCAATGGTTGTGAAGGTAGGAGAAAAAGAAATTTCTACCAAGGATGTTAAGCGTGGAGAAATAACTTCTATGCCTTACGGAATGGCTGTCTGGTCTACTGGTATTGGAACTCGTCCAGTAATTATGGAGTTTATGAAGCACATTGGTCAGGTATTTTGTCTTGTTTAGTGGAGCTAATTTAATGCCTCTGTCAAGCTTTTGTTGGTATTTATGTCAGTTATATGTAATACTATTTGCTAACAGGGAAGCAGACGAGTGTTAGCAACTGATGAGTGGCTGCGTGTTGAGGGACAGGAGAACGTATATGCACTTGGTGACTGTGCAACAATTAACCAGCGCAAAGTCATGGTAATCTCACTCACTTCCTGATCACATTTCTTTCCTTGTACATATTGGGTAGTCATTCTATCCAGCATTCCACTAGAATGTGCTATTTGTGTTCATCTATTATGTTAACCAGTTTGAGTAGATAGTAGCATccaatttcatcttcttttttacCTTGATGGCAATACCGTTGAAGCTTAGCTAGGAAATATATACAATCCACACTCCACACAGGAAAAATTCTCACTTTACTTCATTTGATTAAGAAGTGGTATGGAGCAGACAGTGATTTTCAGGGTACTTGTTTGATATTAGCAGTACTCTTTGGTTAACTAACATAGGGGACAGTCAGCTTCTGACAAAGAAGAACTTGTTTGAACTTTGAATTGACATTAGATATTAAATTGTGCAAATACTGATCTTTGTTTCACAAAATGTTCTCATTGTTCAGGAAGATATTGCTGCTATATTTCAAAAAGCAGACAAAGATAACTCTGGAACACTTACAGTCAAAGAATTTCAGGAAGTCCTTAATGACATATGTGAAAGATACCCGCAGGTGGAGCtttacttgaaaaataaaaaaatgcgTAATCTTGTCGATCTCTTGAAAGAATCGAAAGGTGATGGTGTTAAAGAGTCAATTGAGGTGGACATTGAAGAATTTAAATCTGCTCTGTCCCAAGTGGATACTGATATGAAGAATCTTCCGGCAACAGCTCAGGTATTATGCAGACAAGATTACCGGTGTAGCTTCTATGTGTTTGTACTGGATGGACAAATGTTTAAATATCTTATGTCGTATGTGCAACGACTATTTCAGGTTGCATCTCAGCAAGGTGTCTACTTAGCTAAATGCTTTAATCGTATGGAGGAATGTGAAAAAAATCCGGAAGGTCCTCTTCGGTTTAGAGGAGAAGGCCGCCATCGCTTTCACCCATTCAGGTAGAAGTTGGATTTGTCTGATCATTTTGCACCATCTCTCTGTGGGATCATGTTCCTCAGACCAACATGAGTGAAGTGGGATAAAGTAACACAATTTTGCTAATGGTGTCATGcagtatattaatttttgaaacaAGTATGCTTAGAAAGCTTGTCTTGAGTATGCACACAATCATTAATGGGAAGGAAGTATAAACAGGATGAATGGGACTAAAGCTCTGGATTGTGATTTTGGCTTGAAAaagtttctatattttttaacagCAGTTTAAATGCTTGTTCCAGGTACCGACATTTGGGACAGTTTGCACCTTTGGGAGGAGAGCAAACAGCAGCACAACTTCCAGGAGATTGGGTTTCAATTGGTCATAGCAGTCAGTGGCTCTGGTATTCTGTGTATGCTAGGTAATTATTCCAAGCTTCTGTCTTGTTGCTTCTCCATCAACCTTCATTTGATCTTTTGGATATATCTGATAACCATGTTTTTGGATCTCCAGCAAACAAGTCAGTTGGCGTACAAGGGCATTGGTTGTCTCTGACTGGGTAAGACGGTTCATATTTGGAAGAGACTCAAGCCAGATTTAAGGTGTTACGCCCTCGACATTTCATAGGAGCTCCAGTGGATTTATCTTGAAATTCCATTAGGCTGTTACCAAAAGTTTCTTGATGTGAATCCTAACGGATTTGTTTGTTTAATTCTTTTACCAAACAACTTGGGATTGGTTGTTTGTGGGTTTCCTGCCATTACAATTTTGCAGCTACACGAAGTACTACACCATAGAGAACCCAATTTTCTATAATTGCATCATAATAAAGGTGAAATGAACATCTATAGGAGGGATGTTAAATTGTAAGTTGAATTATTCCATATATTGCTCAGGTGTTCTATTTTGAATAACATCCGGCTAAGCCTTTTAATGACACAATGTTTACTTCAATGGAGTATAAGTTTAGGTATTTTTTGGTTGAAGAATTAACTAAATCATTGCTGCTAAATGCATGTCTAAATGTGGTTTCTTGTTGCTTTTGGTGTGTGTAAATATTGCATGAGCATTTTTAGTAGCATGATTTCCTTCAACCGATGAAACTTGGCAGGTCTTTTTCTTGACGGTTCTGTCCATGTATGGTGTGTGTTGTTAGTGAAGTCACCCATCTGTGTAGCATTTGCATTGATTATGCTTATTTATGATCTTTGCTTCTTTGAACACTAGATGTCCAATAAAGCAAGTATCGACTTGCAATGACCAGACTACAGAGTCGGTTATTATAGATAAGAAAGTATATAGACAAGAAAACATTCATGAGTACTGAGAAttgcataaaagtatatatCATGCACCGGAAATCTGAGCGTCTCTAAGTATTAATAGAGTAAAAGGTCATTTGTCccataactaaaacaaactagTGAAGAAACAAAACGTGCAGGAATCAAAGTTAGGAGCTGTAACAGACTGGTAACAACTACAATGATAAGAAAACAAAGTTTTGTGACATCTTCTTCTTGGTGTCCAGACTCCATAGCATGCTATTAGTAACCTCATGATTTCTTATTCCTGCACAACGAATTAAATCAgaaacacacacacaaaaaagcATATATATTGTAAGGGTTCAAAGTGGGATTTCCTGCGACTGTGATAAGGCAGGATCAACTCCACAGATGGCCTTGTGATCCATTTTTTCCACATGATCAGTCCAAAAAGTTGAACTTCCGGCCAGCTCCTCCGACTCCAGGAAATTATCAGGTTGCTCTTGAGCCAAATTATTCAAGTTCATCTCATCCATGAGCATTCTCCCCAAATATGAACCAGTCTTAAAATCTGCAGCATCGGCGATCTTCTTCCTCCCTTCATTATCTCCCTCCAACTCTTCTATTACTTGCATTTTCCTTTCTTTGCCTGGATTGCCCTTCTTCCTCCCTTCATTAACTCCCTCCAACTCTTCTACTACTtgcattttcctttttttgccTCGATTGCCCTTTCCGCTGTTTTCAACACCATCTTCTACCTCACCACCCTGTTCCTCTGCAACTTCAGTGCTGTCTAGCCCTCGTGTACATGCAAATAAAGAGTTGAACAAGATCATGCAAATTTTGGCTTTCTTAGAGGACATATTATTCCCAGCTTCATTAATGTCTTCCATCTCCTTCTCTAATACGTCTAATTGCCGTTGCAGCATCATAATTTCTTCCCTCATTGTAACTTGCTCTGCTCTAATTTCTTCAATCGCCTTCTCCATTGTAAATGCAACTGTTTCATCTATAGCCTGTCGTTCCGTTGACTGCTCATTCATCTGGGACTTACTAATCTTCCTCTTTATATTCCTCAACCACTGTCCTTTCCCTCTCTGAAAACAATCATGCTGAAACTCAAATTTATCCCAACTCACTTTCTTAAATCcctatttgttaaaaaaaacaaaaaaactgtAAATAACAATCTCAATAATAACTTGTAACTTGCAATGTTACATCAGTAGATTCACTATACTCACATAGCTGTTGAGCTGACAGACGAAGCTAGAGATATTGTTGTGTCGAAAGAAACGGGGAAGAACATCAACAGCAAATTTATGATTATCATGGATAATGAAACTGGTCCCGTTATTGCTCCATGAAATCAAGGACTTGAACTGAATATCAGCAAGCATTTCATAAATCTTCAATACGAAGGGAGATGCTCTTCTTTGAAAATTGCGACGATTCGATGAAGACGAAAACAACTCTCTAGGAGTAGCAGCAGCAGCATTGCCATGATTTACTTCATTGCTTCTATTGTCACATTGAttatcatcgtcatcgtcatcatcatacTCTAGCATTGAAATATCTATGTGAACATCTTCTAATCCTTCATAACTTTCTCCCAATGCTTCAACAATATCATCAATTTCTGTCATTTTCCCTTTGCCTTTTCCTCCTTCTGTTTCCATATTTGATATCTTTGATCAATGTTACGTTTGGCTcagttttatgaaattttactaCTGGTAGTATTATTCTGTCTGTATAAGTAGTACAAATTCCCCCTAACTTTTAATTTTGGGTTAATAGCACTTTTGGTCCTCTGTTATCggtgaatttaaattttagtccTTAATACTTTCATTTACTTGAAACGTAGTTCATTTGCTTGTGAATATTCACATATTTCTAGAACCACGTGTATTATTAAGGTTATATTGTTCAAAGTAGtttaaatacaatataattacTACTAAAGGAAATAATAACGTGCATTTAAACTGAAGGTTAATTATATTGAgtgttatatatattatgaagatcaaaataaatttaacaattaattcaGGGACCAAAAGTGTTTAAACTATTTATTATTGTAACAGAAGGACAAAGAACTGGACATAAGGAAACTAGGGTGTAGATTAATCCATGTTATTAGTAATCAAATAGGAATAggttaaatattttagaaaaagaatatatactTTGGAGTATTTTGTACTTACAATGATGAAATGGTACAACACATGAGAAAAACAAATGCATCATGCAGGACTTCCCgttgaaagaagaaaattaaaatgtgTTTACTTCtaaagacaaataaattgatcTGCTAACCATTTTGTACTTTGGAAACTTTGTAATTAGTTTTTAACTCTAAATTATTGTGTTGTATATTAcatcattaaatataaaatttcaaaaagtaacaaaaaaggttcaagataataaaaaaaagtatttaaagagaAACATGATAACTCATCATCACACTAATAATTATagacaaaattttataattaatattaaaagtcaaaattatattattattaatcagCAGTATTTAGGGGTTGGTTCGGATCAGTTAAATTGATCAAAATCCAAATTAACATCAAATCAACTTAATCGGTTTTAAAGTATCgaaaacaaatcaaatatatCTTTATTGGTTTGGTTATTATCGGTTTGATTTAGTTATTCGGTTATCaatcatatacaaaaaaaaaattaaaataatttatccaACACGTGAAAAAAGTAATAACAATTCATTCAAAGCGAACAATAATTAGCATGACTGACATTAGAGAACTTTGGATCATTGAATTTACTATGAAAAAACTTCAAAAGTTCACTTTTTTCCCTACAAAGAAGAGGCAATGACTTTTTCCGTCCTACAAATAATTGTTATAGATACTCGTatacatgaaataaataagataaatgTTCTCATCTTAGGCATTTTTGctttcataattaaattatagataaattttgattaaaatatctATAAgatctttatcttttttttttaataatgtatcatgtatgtataataataaaatatatgtatataatttgttgGTTCGATTTAATTAGTTCTTCAATTTTTCGtacaaaatcataataaaaaaaatattatcgatttttaaaaatctaaaatcaaaacaaattcaaataaaattgatttatttaatctatttgaatgatatttttattctaaaatatgAACAACTCTACTATTAATACATGAAAACACACTCTAAACAATaaggttaaaaaaaatcaaactaatattatatgaacataataaataatacaacaCAACTACTTATGACAAATAAATACTCCATAATATAAAGGATGccatgattttttaaatattttcttcttatcaTATATATTAGGATTTAATTGGTAATTCTTCTAATTCTCTTACTACATATTTTATAACTTCTTAATTATTTGTTCTCCTAAACTCTCTTTTAAGTCTTGACATATATTTTAGTACttcttaattataatttctCCTAATAAGTAATAACTCTTGCCATATATTATATGActtcattaataattaattgattaattcttttaatatatatcttATCATATATTTAGGATCTTAGTTATTGATTCTCCTAATATAacttatcatatattttttctcttaccatatattttttgattttaaaaatatatttttttacttaccATATGTTTTAGgattacttaattaataattCTCCTAATATGTTGTATCATAGATTTTATAACTTCTTTATTCTCCTAATACCCTTATCATATATTTAAgatttcttaattataattcCCCTAAACCTCTTACCATATATTTTATGACTTCTTAATTATCAAATCTACTAATACCTCATACCATATTTTAGGAGAAATTAATACTATATATTACTAGGGAAAAAAAGACTCAAAGCTCAACTGAGTCAAACAAAAGATAAACACAAACTTTTCAAGTTCAACATAGAAAGCAACAAGATGACTCTTATAATAACAACTCAAAGACCCAAAAAAGCCACAATAAATGAAAGTAAAGTTTTTCATGAAATCTTCATCATCGAAACAATTAAGAGAGTTTGCAATTAAATACACTTGAAGGATATATTAGTAGAAAAACTAATAGTTTGAATCTAACAAAACTTGTTAACCTAAGTATTTTGTACTCCTTTGtagttatatatatagatgttaGTATATGATTGAACACATAATAGTAAAAGGTGCTAACAATTCATTTGTAATGGTTCACCTAgtttgttaaataaataaataaatatccaTTGCAacgaaaaaaagaagatataacCAAAATTTGAAAGCTCAAAAATGGATGatataattgattaaaaataacaaaagctcATACATGAAATTCAAAGTTCACAAATACCACTTAAAATCAGcaatacatatatcttcttcaacCTTCTACATATTCTTATCACAACAATAATATTGCACCATcaaccaattaaaaaaaaaatacataggAGAAATTAAAATACATGCATTTTCTCCAACCCCCCTCCTACaactatttaaatttaattttgcaTTTTATAATTCTCCATGCTCAGGAAACACACAACTATTGTCAAAATACTGACGGTACGTAGAAAGAATTGTTGTGTTTGAAACTGTAATAATATCACTCAATTCAATTTCTGGACAGTTGTTCTTTAAAACAATAATCAAAGACTCTAGCGATTTTGAACGCGACGAAAAGAAATTCACCAATTTCTCGTCAAGCACAGCTTTCTTGAACCTCGTCACCTTTAATAGCTTTAGTTGTGGAAATTCAATTTGACAATTCTCAAATTTTTCCTTTGCAATTAAATTCCAGTAGCTTCCAGCTTCCATAGCATAATCACCCAACtgcataattttatttcatcaagtatatcacaaatcaaataataaacaatagtttaaaaaaaaaataacacttaCGTCAAGAAATAGTCTTTCAATTTGAGGGCAATTcttaacaaagaaaataaagtcaCATGGGTTAATAAAGCTAAGCCCATGTTTAACTATTTGAAGCTCCTTCAAATTTGGAAGGTACAACTCCATATTAATGTACTCAAAATCCACATATTTAGGAGAAAGTCcctaaatcaaatttaaaaaagatatatttacGCTGTCAGTATAtagaaattaaaattcataaataataaaaaaaatgtcgaCCATTAGATAATTACCTCAAGAACAATATTGTTAATCGAGAGAATTTGCACATATCTTAAGACTCCGATTAAATCATTCCTTTCACTTATATGTTGAAGACATTTAATAGATACACCAAGATTTAATATCACATCTTTTGATATGATTGgattaacaaatttaattttgttaatcTGACCATCATAATGAaatgttttgatattttgattatCTGCGGTGATCAAAATTATGTCACAACAATTACTAATCAAAAGAGTACGAAACTTGTTCGAACCTTTGATTGTAAGATCATCATTTGAAGAACAATTATACAAAGCTAAAGACTCAAGAACCTCacaatgtataaataaatttttaataaaaagaggTACGACTTGAACTTTAGTCAGACTAAGAGATTTTAAGAATCGTAAGCTTTTTGAATTTGGAGATAGAGATAAGCCACAACTAGCCAATTTTAGAACGTGAAGAGTGTCAATGTCGATAGAATTAGATTCTATAGTTCGTGGTTCGATTAATATAGCTAGACATTTCTAACTCGAGCTCTTCTAGGCCCTTTGATGCCAGAATTTGTATCCATTTCTTTAAATCGTACTTTGACTGGGCAGGaatgaaaagatgaaaagtATCTACTTTTTCGCCCAAATGACTTTTTATGATGTTATCAATAATCGAAATCTCGTCTCTACCTGTCAGGTAACACttccatttaaaaattttgtcaAAACAAATATTACGAGAATACAACCATGAATTTAGAAAGGGTTTTGCtacaatagaagaagaaataGCATCCTTGATAggtaaaaaagtaaaaaatttcgCAATAAGATGAGTAGGAAGAGAAACAGTAGGAGTAGATACTAAAACTtgtattcttttatttcttGGACCTTTCATCGCTATTTTTCCAGAGAGTATTAAAACCAAATGTAAGAAGAAATGTGagaaatttatgtatttatagactaaaaattgtaaatatgcttcaaataaataaataaatatctgaAGGCACTTAATAAATTACC
This window of the Solanum pennellii chromosome 2, SPENNV200 genome carries:
- the LOC107012038 gene encoding external alternative NAD(P)H-ubiquinone oxidoreductase B2, mitochondrial, which encodes MQRVTVIERFSKTFRDNPSLSKLLIVFTVSGGGLVAYSEAGKSNDNSNAGELVEANNRKKKVVVLGTGWAGTSFLKNLKDPSYDVQVISPRNYFAFTPLLPSVTCGTVESRSVVEPIRNIIRKRYAEAYYWEAECIKIDPENKKVYCRSNLTTNGNGKEEFAVDYDYLVIATGARVNTFNIPGVEENTFFLKEVEDAQKIRRTVIDCFEKASLPTLSDEERKRLLHFVIVGGGPTGVEFAAQLHDFVNEDIVRLYPKVKDLVKITLLEATDHILNMFDKRITAFAEEKFHRDGIDVKTGSMVVKVGEKEISTKDVKRGEITSMPYGMAVWSTGIGTRPVIMEFMKHIGQGSRRVLATDEWLRVEGQENVYALGDCATINQRKVMEDIAAIFQKADKDNSGTLTVKEFQEVLNDICERYPQVELYLKNKKMRNLVDLLKESKGDGVKESIEVDIEEFKSALSQVDTDMKNLPATAQVASQQGVYLAKCFNRMEECEKNPEGPLRFRGEGRHRFHPFRYRHLGQFAPLGGEQTAAQLPGDWVSIGHSSQWLWYSVYASKQVSWRTRALVVSDWVRRFIFGRDSSQI
- the LOC107010702 gene encoding heat stress transcription factor B-3-like, encoding METEGGKGKGKMTEIDDIVEALGESYEGLEDVHIDISMLEYDDDDDDDNQCDNRSNEVNHGNAAAATPRELFSSSSNRRNFQRRASPFVLKIYEMLADIQFKSLISWSNNGTSFIIHDNHKFAVDVLPRFFRHNNISSFVCQLNSYGFKKVSWDKFEFQHDCFQRGKGQWLRNIKRKISKSQMNEQSTERQAIDETVAFTMEKAIEEIRAEQVTMREEIMMLQRQLDVLEKEMEDINEAGNNMSSKKAKICMILFNSLFACTRGLDSTEVAEEQGGEVEDGVENSGKGNRGKKRKMQVVEELEGVNEGRKKGNPGKERKMQVIEELEGDNEGRKKIADAADFKTGSYLGRMLMDEMNLNNLAQEQPDNFLESEELAGSSTFWTDHVEKMDHKAICGVDPALSQSQEIPL